In the genome of Bradyrhizobium arachidis, one region contains:
- a CDS encoding MOSC domain-containing protein gives MAVAADRGHHFSKPRQDQIVLVEGHGVEGDAHARAFVRHRYLARREPRLPNLRQVHLIRSELFAPLSVGGLKVGPKGLGENITTAGLDLERSPLGILIKVGPAAIIELTGLRTPCILIERFQAGLKRQVASSEGTALHSNAECLAWCGPAELLGPVIPRGFGSRSPFVITGPLGLVAQLFARRP, from the coding sequence GTGGCCGTCGCGGCCGATCGCGGTCATCACTTTAGCAAACCGCGGCAGGATCAAATCGTGCTGGTGGAAGGCCACGGCGTCGAAGGCGACGCGCACGCGCGCGCGTTCGTCCGGCATCGTTACCTCGCCCGTCGCGAGCCTCGGCTTCCCAATCTGCGCCAAGTTCACCTGATTCGATCCGAACTCTTTGCACCCCTCTCAGTGGGCGGTTTAAAGGTCGGACCGAAAGGGCTTGGCGAGAACATCACCACTGCCGGTCTGGACCTCGAGCGATCGCCGCTCGGGATCCTCATCAAGGTTGGACCCGCAGCGATCATAGAGTTGACCGGCCTCCGGACGCCCTGCATCCTCATCGAACGCTTCCAGGCCGGCCTGAAACGACAGGTGGCCTCGTCGGAGGGAACGGCCCTCCATTCAAATGCAGAGTGCCTGGCTTGGTGTGGGCCGGCGGAATTGTTGGGGCCGGTCATACCGCGCGGGTTCGGCTCCCGTTCGCCTTTCGTGATTACCGGCCCTCTAGGTCTTGTGGCCCAATTGTTCGCCCGCCGTCCATGA
- a CDS encoding alpha-amylase family glycosyl hydrolase, which produces MTGRSHEADAWWESAIIYEIALVSFQDADGDGKGDLAGLMSRIDYLKWLGVDAIWLTPIYKSPFRDLGYDISDYCSIDPAFGSLDDFDRLLDALHAEGIRLILDLVPNHTADDHAWFVESSSSPNSAKADWYIWADAAETGGPPNNWLSRFGGSGWEWCEARRQYYYHSFLVEQPDLNWRNPQLRAAIADVMRFWLDRGVDGFRVDASAVLIKDALLRDNPPNPQAEGKPPPQRQTPVFTDDRPETMTCIEFIREVVDDYPERLLCGEVQGKTDRIGHFYGNDRPRLHLPLNFALLDAHWDALSLQAAIDAYYNALPDDAWPVWLIGGHDKQRIASKIGEAQMRVLAMLLMTLHGTPFLYMGDEIGRKRVPIPPDRVCDPFEKLVPGYGLCRDPERAPMRWDSSANGGFSTDDPWLPLERDGALNVAAQCRDEHSILALFRALMALRREHACLRQGGYEPLRSQNEVLAYGRTDGRNGILVALNIAAEPRKWHWQGHGRLLMSTHLDRPPAPQPDATTLLRGNEGVIIAIETR; this is translated from the coding sequence ATGACTGGGCGGTCCCATGAAGCAGATGCGTGGTGGGAATCCGCCATCATCTACGAGATCGCACTGGTCTCCTTCCAGGACGCCGATGGCGACGGCAAGGGCGATCTCGCTGGCCTGATGTCGCGCATCGACTATCTGAAATGGCTCGGCGTCGATGCGATCTGGCTGACGCCGATCTACAAGAGCCCGTTCCGTGATCTCGGCTACGACATCTCGGATTACTGCTCGATCGATCCCGCCTTCGGCAGCCTCGATGATTTCGATCGCCTGCTCGACGCGCTGCACGCCGAAGGCATCCGCCTCATCCTCGATCTCGTTCCCAACCACACCGCGGACGATCACGCATGGTTCGTCGAGAGCTCCAGCTCGCCGAACAGTGCCAAGGCCGATTGGTACATCTGGGCCGATGCGGCCGAGACCGGCGGGCCGCCCAACAACTGGCTGAGCCGCTTCGGCGGCAGCGGTTGGGAATGGTGCGAGGCGCGGCGGCAATACTACTACCACTCCTTCCTGGTCGAGCAGCCTGACCTCAATTGGCGCAATCCGCAGCTGCGCGCCGCGATCGCCGACGTGATGCGGTTCTGGCTCGATCGCGGCGTCGACGGTTTTCGCGTCGACGCCAGCGCGGTGCTGATCAAGGATGCGCTGCTGCGCGACAATCCGCCGAACCCGCAGGCCGAGGGCAAACCGCCGCCGCAGCGTCAGACGCCTGTTTTCACGGATGACCGGCCGGAGACGATGACCTGCATCGAATTCATCAGAGAGGTGGTCGACGACTATCCGGAACGGCTGCTCTGCGGCGAGGTGCAGGGCAAGACCGACCGCATCGGTCACTTCTACGGGAACGACCGGCCGCGCCTGCATCTGCCGCTGAATTTCGCGCTGCTCGACGCGCATTGGGATGCGCTGTCGCTGCAAGCGGCTATCGACGCCTATTATAACGCCCTGCCCGACGATGCCTGGCCGGTCTGGTTGATCGGCGGCCACGACAAGCAGCGGATCGCGAGCAAGATCGGCGAAGCGCAGATGCGTGTGCTGGCGATGCTGCTGATGACGCTGCACGGAACGCCGTTCCTGTATATGGGCGACGAGATCGGCCGCAAGCGCGTGCCGATTCCGCCCGACCGCGTCTGTGATCCCTTCGAGAAGCTGGTGCCGGGATACGGGCTGTGCCGCGATCCCGAACGCGCGCCGATGCGGTGGGATAGCAGCGCCAATGGCGGCTTCAGCACCGACGATCCCTGGCTTCCGCTGGAGCGTGATGGCGCGCTCAACGTGGCCGCGCAGTGCCGTGACGAACATTCGATCCTGGCGCTATTTCGCGCGCTGATGGCGCTCCGGCGCGAGCATGCGTGCCTACGCCAGGGCGGCTATGAGCCGCTGCGCTCACAAAACGAGGTTCTGGCCTACGGGCGGACCGATGGCCGGAACGGGATACTGGTCGCGCTCAACATCGCCGCCGAACCGCGCAAATGGCACTGGCAAGGCCATGGCCGCCTGCTGATGTCGACACATCTGGACCGACCGCCCGCGCCGCAGCCGGACGCCACCACCCTGCTCCGGGGCAATGAAGGGGTGATCATCGCGATCGAGACCCGGTAA
- a CDS encoding DUF892 family protein gives MYHHVKKLMYTVRVDEPDPRFGNMLLEQFGGANGELAAAMQYSIQGLNCEDPDRKDLLMDIGTEELSHLEIVGTLARMHLKPSKFDRQAAEADPLIAIAGGGGVNLFNSQGNAWTADYLKITGELDVDLRSNIAAEARAKIVYERLINFCDDAGTKDALQFLMTREITHMKAFSLALESMAKPAFSIGRIAPTPGLVDQFFNDSTGTGDHGEIDTRGPWNEGGEWVFTESPAIQSGEQSPAATIVTESSPAVDEVGLGELLVDELRDILHAEKQLTKALPKMAQAARFDQLRELFEQHLAETEVQVERINECFEMLGKSARAKPCKGMMGLVEEGQEIMAEGEEKEDAAADLALIGAAQRVEHYEIAGYTTARNLAQQLRHSTIVSLLSKSLAEEENADQLLNQVARSLMSVAKMPAAVEQTE, from the coding sequence ATGTATCACCACGTCAAGAAACTGATGTACACCGTTCGCGTCGACGAGCCGGATCCCCGCTTTGGCAATATGCTTCTCGAACAGTTCGGCGGCGCCAACGGCGAGCTCGCGGCGGCGATGCAATATTCGATACAAGGACTCAATTGCGAAGACCCTGATCGCAAGGACCTGTTGATGGACATCGGCACCGAAGAGCTGAGCCATCTGGAGATCGTCGGCACCCTCGCTCGCATGCATCTCAAGCCCTCGAAGTTCGACCGCCAGGCTGCGGAGGCCGATCCGCTCATCGCGATCGCGGGCGGCGGCGGGGTCAACCTCTTCAACTCGCAGGGCAACGCGTGGACCGCGGACTATTTGAAAATTACCGGCGAACTGGATGTCGATCTGCGCAGCAACATTGCCGCCGAGGCACGCGCCAAGATCGTCTATGAGCGGCTGATCAACTTCTGCGACGATGCCGGCACCAAGGATGCGCTGCAATTCCTCATGACCCGCGAGATTACCCATATGAAGGCTTTCTCGCTCGCACTGGAAAGCATGGCGAAGCCGGCATTCAGCATCGGCCGCATCGCGCCGACCCCCGGCCTTGTCGACCAGTTTTTCAACGATTCGACCGGAACGGGCGATCACGGCGAGATCGACACGCGTGGTCCGTGGAATGAGGGCGGAGAATGGGTTTTCACGGAATCTCCGGCGATCCAGTCCGGCGAGCAAAGTCCCGCGGCGACCATCGTCACCGAGAGCTCTCCAGCGGTCGACGAGGTCGGCCTGGGTGAGCTCCTGGTCGATGAGCTCCGCGACATTCTTCACGCCGAGAAGCAATTGACGAAGGCGTTGCCGAAAATGGCGCAAGCCGCACGGTTCGATCAGCTTCGCGAGCTGTTCGAGCAGCATCTCGCCGAGACTGAAGTCCAGGTCGAACGCATCAACGAATGTTTCGAGATGCTCGGCAAGTCCGCGCGGGCCAAGCCCTGCAAAGGCATGATGGGGCTGGTCGAGGAAGGCCAGGAAATCATGGCTGAAGGCGAGGAGAAGGAGGATGCGGCTGCCGACCTCGCACTGATCGGTGCGGCGCAGCGGGTCGAGCACTACGAGATTGCTGGCTACACCACCGCGCGCAATCTCGCCCAACAACTGCGTCATAGTACCATCGTTAGCCTGTTATCGAAGTCTCTCGCCGAGGAGGAGAACGCGGACCAGCTGTTGAACCAGGTGGCCCGTTCGCTGATGTCGGTGGCAAAAATGCCGGCTGCTGTGGAGCAGACGGAGTAA
- a CDS encoding Nramp family divalent metal transporter encodes MDGNGWRSDVAAKAGAEKKPIENEDQDSFLQRLGPGLITGASDDDPSGIGTYSQAGAQLGFGIGWTMLITYPLMAAIQEISGRIGRVTGHGIAGNVCRNFPAPVIWSMIVLLFVANTINVAADLGAMGDALKLLIGGPATLYVVVFGAVSVIAQIFFKYERYVAILKWLTLVLFAYVIALFLAKVPWGEALKGLLVPNIQWNGPFLTTLVAILGTTISPYLFIWQSSQEAEDQRIDPDKKPLKREPHKEDEEVKRIRIDTLVGMAVSNVIAVAIIMTTAATLHASGKTDIESSAQAAEALRPVAGALAELIFALGIIGTGLLAIPVLAGSTAYAIGEGRKWPVGLSRKPKEAVAFYSVLALSVALGIALNFTALDPIKALYWSAVINGVLAAPIMTVMMLLVRRKSVMGDLVVSGTVYWLGWIATAAMFLCIVGMACSIGG; translated from the coding sequence ATGGACGGAAACGGTTGGAGGTCGGACGTGGCGGCGAAGGCGGGTGCGGAGAAGAAGCCGATCGAAAATGAAGATCAGGACAGCTTCTTGCAGCGCTTGGGGCCCGGTCTCATCACGGGCGCTTCGGACGACGATCCTTCCGGGATCGGCACCTATAGCCAGGCGGGCGCCCAGCTCGGTTTCGGCATCGGTTGGACGATGCTGATCACCTATCCGTTGATGGCTGCGATCCAGGAAATCTCGGGACGGATCGGCCGCGTCACGGGCCACGGCATCGCCGGAAACGTCTGCCGAAATTTCCCCGCGCCCGTCATCTGGTCCATGATCGTCCTGCTCTTCGTCGCCAACACGATCAACGTCGCCGCCGACCTTGGGGCGATGGGCGACGCCCTCAAGCTTCTGATCGGCGGTCCGGCAACGCTCTACGTTGTGGTCTTCGGCGCGGTCTCGGTGATCGCGCAAATCTTCTTCAAGTATGAGCGTTACGTGGCCATTCTGAAGTGGCTGACGCTGGTGCTTTTCGCCTACGTGATCGCGCTGTTTTTGGCAAAGGTGCCTTGGGGCGAGGCTCTGAAAGGATTGCTCGTCCCAAATATCCAATGGAACGGGCCGTTTCTGACGACCCTAGTCGCGATCCTCGGGACGACGATCTCGCCCTATCTGTTTATCTGGCAGTCCTCTCAGGAGGCGGAGGATCAGCGGATCGATCCCGACAAGAAGCCGCTGAAACGCGAGCCGCACAAGGAGGACGAGGAAGTCAAGCGGATCCGGATCGATACCCTGGTGGGCATGGCGGTATCGAACGTCATCGCCGTCGCCATCATCATGACGACGGCCGCCACGTTGCACGCGTCCGGCAAGACCGACATCGAATCGTCCGCCCAGGCCGCCGAAGCCTTGAGGCCGGTCGCGGGAGCCCTGGCCGAGCTGATCTTCGCGCTCGGCATCATCGGGACGGGGTTGCTTGCGATCCCCGTCCTGGCCGGCTCGACCGCCTACGCGATCGGGGAGGGTCGCAAGTGGCCGGTGGGACTATCGCGAAAGCCGAAAGAAGCTGTCGCCTTCTACAGCGTGCTCGCACTATCGGTCGCGCTCGGTATCGCTCTCAACTTCACGGCCCTCGACCCGATCAAGGCGCTTTACTGGAGCGCGGTCATCAACGGTGTGTTGGCTGCGCCGATCATGACGGTGATGATGTTGCTGGTGCGGCGAAAATCGGTCATGGGCGACTTGGTGGTTTCGGGGACGGTCTATTGGCTCGGCTGGATCGCGACAGCGGCGATGTTCTTGTGCATCGTGGGCATGGCCTGCTCGATAGGGGGGTGA
- a CDS encoding PepSY domain-containing protein: MKKTTLLLLTAASLLASSAFAQNPPAADRPNNNAVNSSGQNNSSQPVAGANSFTEGQAKSKIEEAGWTNVTALKKDDNGVWRGKASKGGSTADVSLDFQGNVNPTK, from the coding sequence ATGAAAAAGACGACTCTTCTCTTGCTCACGGCGGCTTCGCTTCTGGCCTCATCGGCGTTCGCGCAGAATCCGCCGGCCGCGGATCGGCCGAACAACAACGCCGTCAATAGCTCCGGGCAGAACAATTCGAGCCAGCCAGTCGCGGGAGCAAACAGCTTCACTGAAGGACAGGCGAAGTCGAAGATCGAGGAAGCCGGCTGGACCAACGTCACCGCCCTCAAGAAGGACGACAATGGCGTGTGGCGCGGCAAGGCCAGCAAGGGCGGCTCCACAGCCGACGTCAGCCTCGACTTTCAGGGCAACGTGAACCCGACCAAATAA
- a CDS encoding TAXI family TRAP transporter solute-binding subunit encodes MSSSGLDRKRQDIQRKQTRSLLLVLAVGFAVFLAAAGTLYYILQPVTLRVAVGPPGSEDHAVIEAMVEAFADESRTVLLSPISTAGAAESLALLGDGKADLAVGRADLSMPSDAQTLAVLRKNYAVLWSFSGSGAKSARKKPGGKIAEIADLAGHKVGVIGRTAANVSVLRVILSGSGVEPDKVAVAQFGTDEIEKLAQDRTIDAYLAVGPLDSKITADAIATTARARGTPKFLSIDASEAIALKHSRYEAEEIPPSVFNAKSTWPEEKVDTIAVSHLILARKELSEARAAAFYRQLFAVRDAITHHVSGAAHITKPETEKEAEPSVHRGAAAVINGTERTFLDKYSDYIWFALLLLSGIGSAVAWLRRYLNRDERDDSTVHRNRILAAASEVRAAQSENVLLTSQREVDAIIENALACFDQGALEQDDLAAFTLALELFDRAVAERRAELQAGLIDQARGPAGAPTLASRR; translated from the coding sequence ATGTCCTCCTCCGGTCTAGACAGGAAAAGGCAGGATATTCAGCGGAAGCAGACCCGCTCTTTGCTGCTGGTCTTGGCTGTCGGATTCGCGGTGTTTTTGGCCGCTGCCGGAACCCTTTACTACATCCTGCAGCCTGTGACGCTCCGGGTCGCCGTTGGTCCGCCCGGCAGCGAAGACCATGCGGTGATAGAGGCCATGGTCGAGGCTTTTGCCGACGAAAGCCGGACCGTTCTGCTGTCTCCGATCTCGACCGCCGGCGCGGCCGAATCGCTGGCCCTGCTGGGCGATGGGAAGGCCGACCTCGCGGTCGGTCGCGCTGATCTGAGCATGCCTTCGGACGCGCAGACGCTCGCCGTGCTGCGAAAGAACTACGCCGTCCTGTGGTCGTTTTCCGGATCAGGCGCCAAGTCCGCGAGGAAGAAGCCAGGGGGGAAGATCGCTGAAATCGCTGATCTCGCCGGTCACAAGGTGGGCGTTATCGGCAGGACGGCAGCAAACGTGTCGGTCCTGCGGGTCATCCTCAGCGGGTCCGGCGTTGAGCCGGACAAGGTGGCCGTGGCGCAGTTCGGCACGGATGAAATCGAGAAGCTCGCGCAAGATCGTACGATCGATGCGTATCTCGCCGTGGGTCCGCTCGACAGCAAAATCACAGCCGACGCAATCGCAACGACAGCCCGCGCGCGCGGTACACCAAAATTCCTCTCGATCGACGCATCTGAAGCCATCGCATTGAAGCACTCGCGCTATGAGGCGGAAGAGATTCCGCCAAGTGTCTTCAACGCAAAGTCGACATGGCCGGAGGAAAAGGTCGATACGATCGCCGTCAGCCATCTGATCCTGGCCAGGAAAGAGCTATCCGAAGCCCGGGCGGCGGCCTTCTATCGGCAGCTTTTCGCCGTTCGCGACGCCATCACCCATCACGTCTCTGGCGCCGCTCACATCACCAAGCCAGAGACAGAGAAGGAGGCCGAGCCGTCCGTCCATCGTGGCGCCGCGGCTGTCATCAACGGTACAGAACGGACCTTCCTGGACAAGTACAGCGACTACATCTGGTTCGCCCTATTACTTCTGTCCGGCATTGGCTCGGCAGTCGCATGGCTGCGTCGTTATTTGAACCGCGACGAAAGGGACGATAGCACTGTTCATCGCAACCGAATCCTTGCCGCTGCTTCGGAGGTTCGCGCCGCCCAATCGGAAAACGTGTTGTTAACATCGCAACGAGAAGTCGATGCCATCATTGAAAATGCGCTCGCTTGCTTCGATCAGGGGGCGCTCGAACAAGACGATCTTGCCGCCTTCACCCTGGCGCTCGAACTTTTCGATCGTGCCGTTGCGGAGAGGCGCGCGGAATTGCAGGCGGGCCTGATAGATCAGGCGCGGGGCCCTGCCGGTGCGCCCACCCTGGCCTCTCGCCGATGA
- a CDS encoding DNA polymerase/3'-5' exonuclease PolX: MPCLDAPAVAGLLREYAQRTALRGDNPYRTKAYAQAADSLAALAIPLHVLIAEDRLTEIPGVGDAIADIITKFHKTGTHPSLEKLRKELPEGVLEMLAVPGLRPEKVLRLHKDLGITSLAELEAATKDDRIKKTKGLGATLQTKILQGLTIAKSGEGRFHLHRAAALLAHAKDSLRKARPDLKRVTIAGDFRRGCELVGNLTIVAEAANAGRTPKTSAANGLQIRVSNRKHFGAALLFATGSAAHIEQLQARAAEKGMRLEADGLHKGRTLIAGDEADIYCALDLPFIDPELREGRNEVELALKGKLPKLVTDKDLRGILHCHTDASDGTETLETMAKATRERGFEYFGVADHSKSAHYAGGLSVEEIAQQHREADLLNKHFGKDFRILKGIESDILADGSLDYADDVLERFDFVVASIHGRFKLDRKAQTQRLLRAISNPHTTIIGHMTGRQLQRRPGYEIDIEKVLRRCARHDVVVEINAHPWRLDLDWRWHQAALDFGCMMSINPDAHSIPEFDHMHWGVEMARKGGVPPDRVLNAMALPELTRYLRQKRRSLARAA, encoded by the coding sequence GTGCCTTGCCTCGACGCCCCCGCCGTAGCAGGTCTCCTGCGAGAATACGCCCAGCGAACCGCCTTGCGTGGCGACAACCCCTACAGGACAAAAGCCTATGCGCAAGCTGCCGACAGCTTGGCCGCCCTCGCCATCCCGCTCCATGTTCTGATCGCCGAAGATCGTCTCACGGAAATTCCCGGCGTCGGCGACGCAATAGCCGACATCATCACCAAGTTTCACAAGACCGGCACTCATCCCAGCCTTGAAAAGCTTCGGAAGGAGCTTCCCGAGGGCGTGCTGGAGATGCTTGCCGTGCCCGGCCTTCGTCCTGAGAAAGTGCTGCGTCTCCACAAGGATCTCGGCATCACCTCGCTCGCCGAATTAGAAGCCGCCACCAAGGACGATCGCATCAAGAAGACTAAAGGACTGGGCGCTACGCTACAGACCAAGATCCTGCAAGGCCTGACTATCGCGAAGAGCGGAGAAGGCCGCTTCCACCTCCACCGCGCCGCCGCCCTGCTCGCGCACGCCAAGGACTCGCTTCGCAAGGCCCGCCCTGATCTCAAGCGCGTGACGATCGCAGGCGATTTTCGCCGAGGCTGCGAACTCGTCGGCAATCTCACGATCGTTGCGGAAGCTGCCAACGCGGGCAGAACACCGAAGACGTCCGCGGCGAACGGACTACAAATTCGCGTGTCGAATCGCAAGCATTTCGGCGCCGCCCTTCTCTTTGCTACCGGCTCTGCGGCTCACATCGAGCAGCTCCAAGCAAGGGCCGCTGAAAAAGGAATGCGCTTGGAGGCCGACGGATTGCACAAGGGGCGTACCTTGATCGCCGGCGACGAGGCCGACATCTATTGCGCTCTCGACCTGCCGTTTATCGATCCCGAACTCCGGGAGGGACGTAACGAGGTCGAACTGGCGCTGAAGGGGAAACTGCCGAAGCTCGTCACCGACAAGGACCTGCGCGGAATCCTTCACTGCCACACGGATGCCTCCGACGGCACCGAGACCTTGGAAACCATGGCGAAAGCAACTCGCGAGCGCGGTTTCGAATATTTCGGGGTCGCCGACCATTCCAAGTCCGCGCACTATGCCGGAGGTCTGTCGGTCGAGGAGATCGCGCAGCAGCACCGGGAAGCCGACCTGCTAAACAAACACTTCGGCAAGGATTTCCGGATCCTCAAGGGCATCGAGTCCGACATTCTGGCCGACGGGTCCCTGGACTATGCGGACGACGTGCTGGAACGCTTCGATTTCGTGGTCGCGAGCATCCACGGCCGCTTCAAGCTGGACCGCAAGGCGCAGACGCAGCGCCTGCTTCGGGCTATCTCCAATCCTCACACCACCATCATTGGCCACATGACAGGGCGACAGCTTCAGCGGCGGCCCGGCTACGAAATCGACATCGAGAAGGTCCTTCGCAGATGCGCCAGGCATGACGTGGTCGTCGAGATCAACGCCCATCCGTGGCGTCTCGACCTGGACTGGCGTTGGCACCAAGCCGCCCTGGATTTTGGCTGCATGATGAGCATCAACCCTGACGCGCACTCGATCCCCGAGTTCGACCATATGCATTGGGGCGTCGAGATGGCGCGCAAGGGCGGCGTGCCGCCAGATAGGGTGCTGAACGCGATGGCGCTGCCGGAGCTCACGCGATACCTCCGCCAGAAGCGCCGGTCGCTTGCCCGGGCAGCCTGA
- a CDS encoding glycosyltransferase family 4 protein yields MRIAQLAPLAESVPPKLYGGTERVISWLVNELIDLGHDVTLFASGDSSTKAKLHPVWPRALRLGRRGVDPNAACAMMIEAIAERARDFDVIHSHVDWLPLPVLSRTGVPFLTTMHGRLDLPGLSDVIGTFYRARFVSISDNQRRPLPDANWITTIPHGLPKDLFRPSYEPGSYLAFLGRLTAEKGPEAAIRIARAVRMPLRIAAKIPRSETAYFKKKLEPEIDGEKIQLVGEVDEVRKQPFLAGAAALLFPIDWPEPFGLVMIEAMACGTPVIAYRSGSVPEVVEDGVTGFIVESEEQAIEAVKEAARLDRRKVRARFDARFLASRMAREYESRYRELTFQA; encoded by the coding sequence ATGCGAATCGCCCAGCTTGCCCCGTTGGCCGAGAGCGTTCCTCCGAAGCTTTACGGCGGCACCGAGCGAGTAATCTCCTGGCTGGTGAACGAACTGATCGATCTCGGACACGACGTTACTCTGTTCGCCAGCGGCGACTCGAGCACGAAGGCCAAGCTTCACCCGGTGTGGCCGCGCGCGCTGCGACTGGGACGAAGGGGCGTCGATCCGAACGCCGCCTGCGCGATGATGATCGAAGCCATCGCCGAGCGCGCGCGTGACTTCGACGTAATTCATTCCCATGTCGATTGGTTGCCGCTGCCGGTGCTGAGCCGGACCGGCGTGCCGTTTCTGACGACCATGCACGGCCGGCTTGACCTTCCTGGCTTATCCGACGTGATCGGGACTTTCTACCGGGCCCGTTTCGTCTCGATCTCCGACAACCAGCGCCGTCCGCTTCCGGACGCGAACTGGATCACGACGATTCCGCACGGACTGCCCAAGGATCTGTTTCGGCCCTCCTACGAACCGGGTTCGTACCTCGCCTTTCTTGGGCGGCTCACGGCCGAGAAGGGGCCGGAAGCTGCGATACGCATCGCACGCGCTGTCCGGATGCCGCTACGGATTGCGGCCAAGATACCCCGCTCGGAAACGGCATATTTCAAGAAGAAGCTCGAACCCGAGATCGACGGCGAGAAGATCCAGCTCGTCGGCGAGGTGGACGAAGTCCGGAAGCAGCCTTTCCTGGCAGGGGCCGCCGCCTTGCTGTTTCCGATCGATTGGCCCGAGCCCTTCGGCCTCGTCATGATCGAGGCGATGGCGTGCGGGACGCCTGTGATTGCCTACCGTTCCGGATCCGTGCCGGAAGTGGTGGAGGACGGCGTAACAGGCTTCATCGTGGAGAGCGAAGAGCAGGCGATCGAGGCCGTCAAGGAAGCCGCCCGGCTGGATAGAAGAAAGGTCCGCGCCCGCTTCGATGCGCGCTTCCTCGCAAGTCGCATGGCGCGAGAGTACGAAAGCAGATATCGCGAGCTGACCTTCCAAGCGTGA
- a CDS encoding carbohydrate porin encodes MLLAAGAAAQEDKKTDDDKPADPDTGESTVEEKTLGLLPNPLQKYGVKFAATYIGEVLGNASGGLKQGAIYEGRLNLAVDVDLQKLVGIDKLTFHANMFQIHGDGLSRSNLQNFFVVSGIEALPSTRLYEAYFEKQWGAKRISLKVGQLAADSEFFNTKYTDVFTNASMGWPAITSLDLPSGGPSPPLAAMGARLLVNVTDQLSLLGGIFDGDQAGPGPGDPQERNRYGVNFRINDPPLLLGQIQYAWNNKKGDPNLTGQIKFGGWRHFGAFADQQFTSNDVSMAAPGNSGEPLLLSGDLGGWAVFEQQIYRVPHSDDRGIGVFARAAGAPADRNLIDLYADAGIEFIGLRDDRPDDKFGIAAGYAHVSKRAQALDADYRTLVNPNWPVRSFEGLLTAVYQYQIRDGWTVQPNFQYIVHPGAGATLPAGPLAGKALKNASVFGLRTTLKF; translated from the coding sequence TTGCTTCTGGCAGCCGGTGCGGCGGCCCAGGAGGACAAGAAGACCGACGACGACAAGCCGGCCGATCCAGACACGGGTGAGAGCACCGTGGAGGAAAAGACGCTCGGCCTTCTGCCCAATCCGCTGCAGAAGTACGGCGTGAAGTTCGCGGCCACTTACATCGGCGAGGTGCTTGGGAATGCTTCGGGAGGCCTGAAACAGGGCGCTATCTACGAAGGCCGCCTGAACCTCGCCGTGGATGTCGACCTGCAGAAGCTCGTTGGCATCGACAAGCTCACCTTTCACGCCAACATGTTCCAGATCCATGGCGACGGCTTGTCCCGGAGCAATCTTCAGAACTTCTTCGTCGTCAGCGGAATCGAGGCACTGCCGTCAACTCGTCTCTACGAGGCCTATTTCGAGAAGCAATGGGGCGCGAAGAGAATCTCACTCAAAGTCGGCCAGCTTGCCGCCGACAGCGAATTCTTCAACACCAAGTATACGGACGTGTTCACCAACGCCTCAATGGGTTGGCCCGCGATCACGTCGCTCGATCTTCCCAGCGGCGGACCATCGCCACCTTTGGCGGCTATGGGCGCAAGACTGCTGGTCAACGTGACCGACCAGCTTTCGCTGCTGGGCGGAATTTTCGACGGCGATCAGGCCGGGCCGGGCCCTGGCGACCCCCAGGAGCGCAATCGCTATGGCGTAAATTTTCGCATCAACGATCCCCCGTTGCTGCTCGGACAGATCCAGTATGCTTGGAACAACAAGAAGGGCGACCCGAACCTGACCGGCCAGATCAAGTTCGGCGGCTGGCGGCACTTCGGCGCCTTCGCGGACCAGCAGTTCACGTCGAACGATGTATCTATGGCCGCTCCCGGTAACAGTGGCGAGCCCCTCCTATTGTCAGGAGACCTTGGCGGGTGGGCCGTGTTCGAACAACAGATCTATCGCGTGCCCCACAGCGATGATCGTGGGATAGGCGTATTCGCAAGGGCGGCCGGCGCGCCCGCCGATCGCAACCTGATCGATCTCTATGCCGATGCCGGCATCGAGTTCATCGGGCTTCGCGACGACCGGCCCGATGACAAGTTCGGGATCGCTGCAGGTTATGCCCATGTCTCCAAACGGGCGCAGGCCCTTGACGCGGACTACCGCACGTTGGTGAATCCCAATTGGCCAGTGCGAAGCTTCGAAGGTTTGCTGACGGCCGTCTACCAATATCAGATCAGGGACGGCTGGACGGTACAGCCGAACTTTCAATACATCGTCCACCCGGGTGCGGGCGCAACGTTACCTGCAGGGCCCCTGGCCGGAAAGGCTCTCAAGAACGCGTCTGTGTTTGGCCTCAGGACCACGCTCAAGTTCTAG